The Shewanella sp. KX20019 genome window below encodes:
- a CDS encoding GH1 family beta-glucosidase encodes MKISLPLNSIMQKSDFIFGVATASFQIEGGVDSRLPCIWDTFCQTPNKIRDNSDGSVACDHINLWQQDVDLIDSLNVDAYRFSISWPRVINAEGELNQQGVDFYIGLLDKLIAKGIKPYVTLYHWDLPQHLEDKGGWLNRDTAYKFRDYADLISKALGNRVTSYATLNEPFCSAYLGYEAGIHAPGIKGREFGKKAAHHLLLAHGLAMQVLQKNCPDALNGIVLNFTPCYPASDSTADRNASSIADAHFNQWYIKPLFDKCYPDVIETLPAIERPDILDGDMEIIAQPLDFMGVNFYTRAVYQACTYHQFKQIEVPDVPHTDIGWEIYPKALTELLVSLNDIYQLPPLYITENGAAMDDKMVNAAVNDEGRIQYYHQHLNAVNDAIEAGVNVKGYFAWSLMDNFEWAEGYLKRFGIIYVDYQTQQRTLKNSGKAYREFISKRS; translated from the coding sequence ATGAAGATTTCTCTCCCTCTTAATTCAATAATGCAAAAGAGTGACTTTATATTTGGAGTTGCCACAGCCTCATTTCAAATTGAGGGTGGTGTTGACTCTCGCCTTCCCTGTATTTGGGACACTTTTTGTCAAACACCTAATAAAATTCGTGACAATTCAGACGGCTCAGTCGCTTGTGACCACATCAATTTATGGCAACAAGATGTAGATCTTATTGACTCGCTAAATGTTGATGCTTATCGTTTTTCCATCTCTTGGCCTCGGGTCATCAATGCCGAGGGCGAGCTTAATCAACAAGGAGTAGACTTCTATATAGGTTTACTCGATAAGCTTATAGCAAAAGGGATCAAGCCCTATGTGACCTTATATCACTGGGACTTGCCACAGCATTTAGAGGATAAAGGCGGTTGGCTAAATAGAGACACGGCTTATAAGTTTCGCGACTATGCTGACTTAATATCTAAAGCTCTGGGCAATAGAGTTACCTCTTACGCCACACTAAATGAACCCTTCTGCAGCGCCTATTTAGGTTATGAAGCCGGTATTCATGCTCCAGGTATTAAGGGTCGAGAGTTTGGTAAAAAAGCGGCGCATCACCTGCTATTAGCTCACGGTTTAGCCATGCAAGTATTGCAAAAAAATTGCCCTGATGCGTTAAACGGTATTGTGCTCAACTTCACTCCTTGCTACCCAGCCAGTGACTCAACGGCGGACAGGAATGCTAGTAGCATTGCCGATGCTCATTTTAATCAGTGGTATATAAAGCCGCTATTTGATAAATGCTATCCAGATGTCATTGAAACTCTACCAGCCATAGAGCGACCCGACATTCTCGACGGTGATATGGAGATCATTGCCCAGCCACTCGATTTCATGGGGGTCAATTTCTATACTCGAGCCGTTTACCAAGCGTGTACTTATCATCAATTCAAGCAAATAGAAGTGCCAGATGTACCGCACACTGATATTGGCTGGGAGATCTATCCTAAAGCCTTAACTGAGTTATTAGTGTCGTTAAATGATATTTATCAGCTACCACCTCTTTACATTACCGAGAACGGCGCAGCCATGGACGACAAAATGGTTAACGCTGCGGTTAATGATGAAGGCCGCATCCAGTATTACCACCAACATCTAAATGCCGTAAACGATGCCATTGAAGCGGGCGTTAACGTTAAGGGCTATTTCGCTTGGAGCTTAATGGATAACTTTGAGTGGGCAGAAGGATACTTAAAGCGCTTCGGCATTATTTATGTCGACTACCAAACTCAGCAGCGTACGCTTAAAAATAGTGGTAAAGCTTATCGGGAATTTATCTCGAAACGGTCATAA
- a CDS encoding LacI family DNA-binding transcriptional regulator has translation MATIYDVSVLAGVSLATVSRVMNKNAKVSEKTLKKVQDAMDQLGYRPNAIAQSLASNRSNSVGILVSELHGPFYGSMLSGIEAELRVAQKHAIIAAGHSEEALEKEGIEFLISRRCDALILHVEAVSDDYLIDLVKKEVPIVLINRFIPSIANNCISLNNELGGYIAAKAMIEQGHREIAYISGPNWKMDACDRLQGHQRALKEFNITYNPKLTYEGDYQEGGGSDGLAYLLENDFPFSALVCANDEMAAGAMNLAREKKVAIPAELSIIGFDNIILAQYIYPKLSTIDYPVKQMGQMAARWILKNTFKKPELEVKNVFEPKLIKRDSIISHH, from the coding sequence ATGGCAACGATTTACGATGTGTCAGTACTGGCTGGAGTCTCACTCGCGACGGTATCGAGAGTGATGAACAAGAATGCCAAAGTGAGTGAGAAGACACTGAAAAAAGTGCAAGATGCAATGGATCAATTAGGCTACCGACCTAATGCCATTGCACAGTCATTGGCTTCCAATCGTTCAAATAGCGTTGGGATCTTGGTCTCCGAACTGCACGGTCCCTTCTATGGTTCAATGCTTAGCGGTATTGAAGCGGAACTTAGAGTGGCGCAAAAACACGCCATCATTGCGGCGGGTCATAGTGAAGAAGCGTTAGAGAAAGAGGGTATTGAGTTTCTTATCAGCCGTCGCTGTGACGCACTGATCCTCCATGTGGAAGCTGTGTCTGACGATTATCTTATCGATCTTGTCAAAAAAGAGGTGCCTATAGTACTCATTAACCGCTTTATTCCGTCCATCGCTAATAACTGCATTAGTCTCAATAATGAGCTTGGCGGCTATATTGCTGCCAAAGCGATGATTGAGCAAGGCCATCGAGAGATAGCTTATATATCGGGTCCCAACTGGAAAATGGATGCCTGCGATCGTCTACAAGGCCATCAAAGAGCCTTGAAAGAGTTCAATATCACCTATAACCCAAAGTTAACTTATGAAGGTGACTACCAGGAAGGAGGCGGGAGCGACGGATTAGCGTATTTATTAGAGAACGATTTCCCCTTTAGCGCTTTAGTCTGTGCTAACGATGAAATGGCTGCTGGGGCGATGAATTTAGCCAGAGAAAAAAAGGTAGCAATACCTGCTGAGTTATCCATTATTGGCTTTGATAACATTATTTTAGCGCAATATATTTACCCTAAGTTATCGACTATTGATTACCCAGTGAAACAGATGGGACAGATGGCGGCTAGGTGGATATTGAAAAATACCTTTAAGAAACCTGAGCTCGAGGTTAAAAATGTATTTGAACCTAAGTTGATTAAAAGAGATTCAATCATTTCTCATCACTAA
- a CDS encoding glycoside-pentoside-hexuronide (GPH):cation symporter — MLKVKEKIAYGLGDTASNIIFQTVMMFLLIFYTDVVGLSPAAVGTLFLVVRVFDAITDPLMGSLADRTRTRWGQFRPYLLWLALPFGIISVLAFTTPDLSDSNKLIFAFVTYTLLMMIYTAINIPYCALGGVLTAKPSERVSVQSYRFVFAMLGGVIVASCTLPLVEWFGNGDTAKGYQLTMTAMSIFGVVLFILCFLGTKERISTPAQQKTNFWVGVKLLWENDQARILCIAGIFLLTGQVLKFTLAVYYVKYFLLREDLITAFMTTGMIGSMLGCALAQVLAKKMCKIKAYIGLQIIAAIICVLSYFITAEQVTLAFIAFFLWKFFLDMATPLLWAKMADAIDYGQWKTGVRITGMVYSTIIFFIKLGVALGGALAGWALAYYGYQADVEQSEATKSGILLSFTLYPAIGSLIVAAVMKWYILDDRKVEQIQSELHAANT; from the coding sequence ATGCTTAAAGTAAAAGAGAAAATTGCCTATGGTCTAGGGGATACCGCCAGTAACATCATTTTTCAAACTGTAATGATGTTTCTCCTTATCTTCTATACCGATGTAGTGGGCTTATCGCCTGCGGCAGTGGGCACACTGTTTTTAGTTGTGCGCGTGTTTGACGCCATAACAGATCCATTAATGGGCTCACTCGCCGATAGAACACGCACCCGTTGGGGTCAGTTTCGTCCTTACTTACTCTGGCTAGCATTGCCTTTCGGCATCATCAGCGTGTTGGCTTTTACAACACCGGATTTGAGTGATTCCAATAAGCTTATTTTTGCATTTGTCACTTATACGCTATTAATGATGATCTATACCGCAATTAATATTCCCTATTGCGCTTTAGGTGGCGTACTAACCGCTAAGCCTTCAGAGCGCGTGTCAGTGCAATCTTATCGGTTTGTTTTTGCAATGCTTGGCGGGGTTATTGTCGCGTCTTGCACTCTACCTTTAGTTGAATGGTTTGGTAATGGTGATACCGCTAAGGGCTATCAACTGACAATGACTGCCATGAGTATTTTTGGGGTCGTGCTGTTTATTTTGTGCTTTTTGGGCACAAAAGAGCGGATCTCAACACCTGCGCAGCAGAAGACTAATTTCTGGGTTGGCGTAAAGCTCCTGTGGGAAAACGATCAGGCTCGTATTCTTTGTATCGCTGGGATTTTTCTGTTAACTGGGCAAGTGCTGAAGTTCACTCTCGCCGTTTACTACGTTAAATACTTCCTACTTAGAGAAGATTTAATTACTGCCTTTATGACAACTGGCATGATCGGCAGCATGCTTGGCTGCGCGCTTGCACAGGTTCTAGCTAAAAAGATGTGTAAGATCAAGGCTTATATTGGTTTGCAGATCATTGCTGCTATCATCTGTGTGCTAAGCTACTTTATTACTGCAGAACAGGTTACTTTAGCCTTTATCGCGTTCTTCTTATGGAAGTTTTTCCTTGATATGGCGACCCCTTTACTATGGGCAAAAATGGCGGATGCGATAGATTACGGCCAATGGAAAACCGGAGTTCGCATAACAGGCATGGTTTATTCGACTATCATATTCTTCATAAAATTGGGCGTCGCGCTCGGTGGCGCACTGGCAGGATGGGCATTAGCCTATTACGGCTACCAAGCCGATGTTGAACAAAGTGAAGCAACAAAATCAGGGATTTTATTGTCATTCACACTATATCCAGCCATAGGCAGTTTAATTGTAGCCGCCGTAATGAAGTGGTATATCTTGGATGATAGGAAAGTTGAGCAAATTCAAAGTGAATTACATGCTGCAAACACGTAA